From the genome of Geminocystis herdmanii PCC 6308, one region includes:
- a CDS encoding DHH family phosphoesterase, giving the protein MDSYSWEIIPSIDIPQWFLAEIKTDVNNSDIDFLGQLLWNRGIRDIDNLRELLNCHETQSLSGDEFGQEMKRGIQSLQQAWVNQEKVVIWGDSFIDGVIATAILIEGLKPFFSLQNHQLSYYISPTEIKGLTREGIDLLNQREVKLILVVDMGCQSLEMISYAQDLEIDIIIIDHHILPVARPPVISFLNPLNFAENHPFYHLSAVGIAYKLLESLYQEFSQEKPDKLLDLVALGLLASGDNIKGESRYLLKKGIELISLEKRLYITRLIKTCENSKDKITDYQKGLGIRLNVFNSLYKKDNLLLKLLTTENPRLWGELVMKVEQSYRIFVELKEKIIKQFKQKIASLDLSNNKIIILHNNSWDRKLLPLISRFLSQEYRHPIILFSSDENSIAQRRFTIEQRRFTIAQRHFVIEYGYCYAHSSLNLWELLHNQRDLLISITKYHQEIEISLPSENINLLTDNLNQQLRNKSNSLSSTKKIDLIVSIEQLGKKLYNELKLIEPFTFDNPYPKLLIKNCWFTKTSDKKKDNHGNKLPLNTVYFTLNDESCSQGIEGKWEGHYNNEINQQSRYDAIIELDYHLQKNLYFVKIIDLKIAQENTTFYRNINHLPTIVDYRSNLTLLNNIDHREILVNECPLQWQEITDKSQKAIDNQKDLVLAYQHQNNLDIEQLWQTLIKLIKQNIQKSEEISIEEILPLLAIKKDTLKIILNALQEINISYQIVGNKIKFRQNQANFLPENYVKVKNIFEEIIYQENLQKNYFYQAPIPIIQEEIKLIYD; this is encoded by the coding sequence ATGGATAGCTACTCATGGGAAATAATCCCAAGCATTGATATTCCTCAATGGTTTTTGGCAGAAATAAAGACTGATGTCAATAATAGTGACATAGATTTTTTAGGGCAATTACTCTGGAATCGGGGGATTCGAGACATTGACAATTTGAGGGAATTATTGAATTGTCATGAGACTCAATCCCTTTCTGGAGATGAATTTGGGCAAGAAATGAAAAGAGGAATCCAGAGTTTACAACAAGCATGGGTGAATCAAGAAAAAGTGGTGATTTGGGGAGATTCCTTCATTGATGGAGTGATAGCCACAGCCATATTAATAGAAGGTTTAAAGCCTTTTTTTTCCTTACAAAATCATCAATTAAGTTACTATATTTCTCCCACTGAAATTAAGGGATTAACCCGTGAAGGTATCGATTTATTAAACCAAAGGGAAGTTAAGTTAATTTTAGTAGTCGATATGGGGTGTCAAAGTCTTGAGATGATTAGTTATGCTCAAGATTTAGAAATAGATATAATTATCATTGACCATCATATTTTACCAGTTGCACGACCTCCTGTTATTTCTTTTCTTAATCCGTTAAATTTCGCAGAAAATCATCCTTTTTATCATCTCTCGGCGGTAGGAATTGCTTATAAATTGTTAGAGAGTTTATATCAAGAATTTTCTCAGGAAAAACCTGACAAATTGTTAGATTTAGTTGCTTTAGGATTATTAGCTTCGGGAGATAATATCAAAGGAGAATCTCGTTATTTACTTAAAAAAGGTATCGAATTAATCTCATTAGAAAAACGCCTTTATATTACAAGATTAATCAAAACTTGTGAAAATAGTAAAGATAAAATTACCGACTATCAAAAAGGTTTAGGCATTCGATTAAATGTGTTTAATAGTCTGTACAAAAAAGATAATTTATTGTTAAAGTTATTAACTACAGAAAATCCTCGTTTATGGGGAGAATTGGTGATGAAAGTTGAGCAATCTTATCGAATTTTTGTAGAGTTAAAAGAAAAAATTATTAAACAATTTAAGCAAAAAATTGCTTCTTTAGATTTATCTAACAATAAGATTATTATTTTGCACAATAATTCATGGGATAGAAAATTATTACCTTTAATCTCTCGCTTTTTAAGTCAAGAATATAGACATCCTATTATTTTATTTTCTAGTGACGAAAATTCGATCGCGCAGCGCCGTTTTACGATCGAGCAGCGCCGTTTTACGATCGCGCAGCGCCACTTCGTGATCGAGTATGGTTATTGTTATGCTCATTCTAGTCTTAATTTATGGGAATTACTCCATAATCAAAGGGATTTATTAATAAGTATCACGAAATATCATCAAGAAATAGAAATATCTTTACCATCAGAAAATATTAACTTATTGACAGATAATCTTAATCAACAATTAAGGAATAAAAGTAATAGTTTATCCTCGACAAAAAAGATTGATTTGATAGTTTCGATCGAACAATTAGGGAAAAAATTATATAATGAGTTAAAATTAATTGAACCTTTTACCTTTGATAATCCTTACCCGAAATTATTAATAAAAAATTGTTGGTTTACAAAAACTTCTGATAAAAAGAAGGATAATCATGGCAACAAATTACCCCTAAATACGGTTTATTTTACCTTAAATGATGAGAGTTGCTCTCAAGGAATTGAAGGGAAATGGGAAGGACATTATAACAATGAAATTAATCAACAATCTCGTTATGATGCTATTATCGAGTTAGATTATCATTTACAAAAAAATCTCTATTTTGTCAAGATAATCGATTTAAAAATTGCACAGGAAAACACTACTTTTTACCGTAACATTAACCATCTTCCTACTATTGTAGATTATCGATCGAACCTTACCTTATTAAATAATATTGATCATCGTGAAATTTTAGTCAACGAATGTCCTTTACAATGGCAAGAAATCACCGATAAATCCCAAAAAGCGATCGACAATCAAAAAGATTTAGTTTTAGCCTATCAGCATCAAAATAACCTCGATATAGAACAACTTTGGCAAACTTTAATTAAGCTAATTAAACAGAATATACAGAAAAGTGAGGAGATTTCGATCGAAGAAATATTACCCTTATTAGCTATTAAAAAAGATACCTTAAAAATTATCTTAAATGCTTTACAAGAAATCAATATTAGTTATCAAATAGTTGGTAATAAAATAAAATTTAGACAAAATCAAGCCAACTTTTTGCCAGAAAATTATGTAAAAGTTAAAAATATTTTTGAAGAAATAATATATCAAGAAAACTTACAAAAAAACTATTTTTATCAAGCACCAATTCCCATCATTCAAGAAGAAATTAAACTAATTTATGACTAA
- a CDS encoding FHA domain-containing protein has protein sequence MINESSEIITDVIGSLEDVGNTDVVGNLEDISNIDVDLFETDSSVSPTANIIDNSTQIQSYKASLTHVQTGVILELPTELPVIHIGKPNEKSPPDIDVSGFPHSQVVSRIHVDIIVEGDTFFLEDTGSANGTYINHTPLPTGNRHRLKNGDRIALGKEDKVSFIFDTII, from the coding sequence ATGATTAACGAGTCATCAGAAATTATCACAGACGTAATTGGTAGCCTAGAAGATGTTGGCAATACTGACGTGGTAGGTAACTTAGAAGATATTAGTAATATCGATGTCGATTTATTTGAAACAGATTCTTCTGTTTCACCCACAGCAAATATTATCGATAATTCGACTCAGATTCAAAGTTATAAAGCTAGTCTTACCCATGTACAAACAGGAGTTATTTTAGAATTGCCCACGGAATTACCAGTAATCCACATTGGGAAACCTAACGAAAAAAGTCCTCCCGATATAGACGTATCAGGTTTTCCTCATTCTCAGGTTGTTTCCCGTATCCATGTGGATATTATTGTGGAGGGTGATACTTTTTTCCTTGAAGACACTGGAAGCGCTAATGGTACTTATATCAATCATACACCCTTACCGACAGGAAATCGTCATCGGCTCAAAAATGGAGATCGTATTGCCTTAGGAAAAGAAGACAAAGTGAGTTTTATTTTTGATACTATAATTTAA
- the pgl gene encoding 6-phosphogluconolactonase, translated as MVQTKILADKTALIATATDFIIEKIRSSIELTNRCTIALAGGNTPKPIYEAIAKTDLPWDKIHIFWGDERYVLPTHADSNEKMAREAWLNHVNIPVTNIHPMPTDGENPDTDAQKHHQEILDFFGLTSGFPSFDIILLGMGDDGHTASLFPYTKALEVFDRLITVGNRGESLRLTFTIPLINHANCVIFLVAGSSKQEALKEVFSDTGNPNQYPSKFINPQGELIWFLDKSALNN; from the coding sequence ATGGTACAAACTAAAATACTTGCCGATAAAACTGCTTTGATTGCCACGGCAACAGATTTTATTATTGAGAAAATCAGAAGTTCGATCGAGCTTACAAACAGATGTACGATCGCCCTAGCTGGAGGAAATACTCCTAAACCAATTTATGAAGCCATCGCCAAAACTGATTTACCTTGGGATAAAATTCATATATTCTGGGGAGATGAGCGTTATGTCTTGCCAACTCATGCCGATAGTAACGAAAAAATGGCAAGGGAAGCATGGTTAAATCACGTTAATATTCCCGTGACGAATATTCATCCCATGCCCACAGATGGAGAAAATCCCGACACCGATGCCCAAAAACATCATCAAGAGATACTCGACTTTTTCGGTTTAACCTCTGGTTTTCCTAGCTTTGACATCATCTTATTAGGTATGGGAGACGATGGACATACGGCTTCTCTTTTCCCTTATACTAAAGCCTTAGAAGTGTTCGATCGACTAATTACCGTCGGAAATCGAGGCGAAAGTTTAAGACTAACCTTCACCATACCCTTAATTAATCACGCAAACTGTGTCATTTTTTTAGTAGCAGGAAGTAGTAAACAAGAGGCTTTAAAAGAGGTATTTAGTGACACAGGCAACCCCAATCAATACCCCAGTAAATTTATTAATCCCCAAGGAGAATTAATCTGGTTTCTTGACAAATCTGCCTTAAATAATTAA
- a CDS encoding Mo-dependent nitrogenase C-terminal domain-containing protein, with protein MFGYTKFWKGLLISPFNHIKNKLDSWEIKEKNIAKKIVSLIPSQCPFAQDICVFDRKIVTIPPLCKLNPFYDNLMILRFKALCFLSEIGEDISPYC; from the coding sequence ATGTTTGGTTATACTAAGTTTTGGAAAGGTTTATTAATATCTCCCTTTAATCACATTAAAAATAAATTAGATTCTTGGGAAATTAAAGAGAAAAATATCGCTAAAAAAATAGTTAGTTTAATTCCTAGTCAATGCCCTTTTGCTCAAGATATTTGTGTGTTCGATCGAAAAATTGTGACTATTCCGCCTTTATGTAAACTAAATCCTTTTTACGATAATCTAATGATATTAAGGTTTAAGGCTTTATGTTTTTTAAGTGAAATTGGTGAAGATATTAGCCCATATTGCTAA
- the map gene encoding type I methionyl aminopeptidase, with protein sequence MKNLRDLLFNPLKNERSNPPKTKGLPPMKKSKKGIELKTEAEIEIMRVSGKIVATVLKEIEEMTKPGMTTADLDAYAEKRIKEMGATPSFKGYHGFPASICASINDEVVHGIPNPKKVINMGDIVKIDTGAFYNGFHGDSCITFPVGKIKRNAVKLLEVAEVALYKGIEQVKAGNYLMDIAIAVQDYVEKNGFSVVENFVGHGVGRNLHEEPSVFNVRTKDLPNVQLKAGMTLAIEPIINEGKKQTRTLKDRWTVVTVDKQLSAQFEHTVLVTNDGYEILTLRN encoded by the coding sequence ATGAAAAATTTAAGAGATTTATTATTTAATCCTCTCAAAAATGAGCGATCGAACCCACCGAAAACAAAAGGACTTCCCCCCATGAAAAAAAGTAAAAAGGGGATAGAATTAAAAACGGAAGCGGAAATCGAAATTATGCGAGTGTCGGGAAAAATTGTTGCCACGGTGTTAAAAGAAATTGAAGAAATGACAAAACCGGGCATGACAACGGCGGATTTAGATGCCTATGCCGAAAAGAGAATCAAAGAAATGGGGGCAACTCCTAGTTTTAAAGGTTATCATGGATTTCCAGCTTCTATTTGTGCCAGTATTAATGATGAAGTAGTCCATGGTATTCCCAATCCTAAAAAAGTGATTAACATGGGGGATATTGTCAAAATTGACACAGGCGCTTTTTATAATGGTTTTCATGGTGATTCTTGTATTACTTTTCCTGTGGGCAAAATCAAACGCAATGCTGTCAAATTATTAGAAGTGGCTGAAGTTGCTTTATATAAAGGGATTGAGCAAGTAAAAGCTGGAAATTATCTCATGGATATTGCGATCGCAGTTCAAGATTATGTGGAAAAAAATGGCTTTTCAGTGGTAGAAAATTTTGTAGGACACGGTGTGGGCAGAAACTTACACGAAGAACCGTCTGTCTTCAATGTGCGCACGAAAGATTTACCCAATGTACAATTAAAAGCTGGAATGACACTAGCTATTGAGCCGATTATTAATGAAGGGAAAAAACAAACTCGTACCCTAAAAGATCGTTGGACGGTTGTAACAGTAGATAAACAATTATCTGCCCAGTTTGAGCATACCGTATTAGTGACTAATGATGGTTATGAAATTTTAACCTTGAGAAATTAA
- a CDS encoding ArnT family glycosyltransferase, with amino-acid sequence MQIDWKSLSKSPDKLWIISLVSLSLICGVAFFWNLGNIGLIDKTEALYVEVARQMVLTNNWVSPHWNGTYFYSYPAGGYWFLALSFKLFGMSEFAARLPVALSATAVVFMVFYTLLHFGYIHNKPQNCLYLWLTAWIGGGIMALNPAWIAWGRVAVSDMLLSSSIALAMLIFFVGYGQPHKPKLQRVCYSTFPILLSIAVLVKGPIGVILPVLGIGSFLLYVGKFWEIFWEIKPFRTIAIFLGLTLPWYIAAIIMDGEIFVNEFLAVSNFKRFTTVVFDHPGPWYYYIIWGAVFMVPWVIYFPLALVNLSCWRWQKVRQSARETQLGLYCFCWFITTFIFFSAAATKLQGYILPVAPAVVIILALFWGQKLQESSPKYEKLFLVSAMLNLIILLALSIASAISVSLIGEDTSAPTFAENLGKSGIPIISAISWGLGVIIAIILLLKKRLWRWFWSANLVGFFTFATFVFPPLIPLLDTERQQSFREISLEVKQQILPEEEVFLIGFTRYSIVYYGDTSVNFVHGIEDFKAKLNEVNNQENDTILLVIESKYLEDSELKDIDYDLLAEKQAFKLIRIKSEAIIN; translated from the coding sequence ATGCAAATTGATTGGAAATCTTTGTCAAAATCTCCTGATAAATTATGGATTATTTCCCTTGTTTCTTTATCCTTAATTTGTGGAGTTGCTTTCTTTTGGAATCTGGGAAATATTGGTTTAATCGACAAAACTGAGGCTTTATATGTTGAAGTTGCTCGACAAATGGTGTTAACTAATAATTGGGTTAGCCCTCATTGGAATGGTACTTATTTTTATTCCTATCCTGCGGGGGGTTATTGGTTTTTAGCGTTGAGTTTTAAGCTATTTGGTATGTCGGAATTTGCGGCGAGATTACCTGTGGCATTAAGCGCAACGGCGGTAGTTTTCATGGTGTTTTATACCCTTCTTCATTTTGGCTATATTCATAACAAGCCTCAAAATTGTCTTTATCTATGGTTAACGGCATGGATTGGGGGAGGAATCATGGCGTTAAATCCTGCTTGGATTGCTTGGGGAAGGGTTGCTGTATCGGATATGTTGTTATCTAGCTCGATCGCACTGGCTATGTTAATCTTTTTTGTGGGGTATGGTCAACCGCATAAGCCAAAATTGCAAAGGGTATGCTATTCTACTTTTCCAATTTTATTATCGATCGCCGTTTTAGTCAAGGGTCCCATCGGAGTTATTTTACCCGTGTTAGGAATCGGCAGTTTTCTGTTATATGTGGGCAAATTCTGGGAAATATTCTGGGAAATTAAGCCTTTTCGCACTATAGCTATTTTTCTTGGCTTAACTCTCCCTTGGTATATCGCCGCCATCATTATGGATGGAGAAATATTCGTCAATGAATTTTTAGCGGTTAGTAACTTTAAACGTTTCACTACTGTAGTTTTTGACCATCCCGGTCCTTGGTACTATTATATTATTTGGGGTGCTGTGTTTATGGTGCCTTGGGTGATTTATTTTCCCCTTGCCCTTGTCAATTTATCCTGTTGGCGTTGGCAAAAAGTAAGGCAATCGGCACGAGAAACTCAATTAGGCTTATATTGTTTTTGTTGGTTTATCACCACTTTTATCTTTTTCTCCGCTGCCGCCACCAAACTGCAAGGTTATATCTTACCAGTCGCCCCTGCCGTTGTCATTATCCTTGCTTTATTTTGGGGGCAAAAGTTACAAGAATCTTCTCCTAAATATGAGAAATTATTTTTAGTTAGTGCGATGCTCAATTTAATTATTTTACTGGCACTTTCGATCGCATCTGCCATAAGTGTTAGTTTAATAGGAGAAGACACTTCTGCTCCAACTTTTGCGGAAAATTTAGGAAAATCAGGAATACCCATAATATCAGCTATTTCTTGGGGATTAGGAGTAATTATTGCCATAATTTTATTATTAAAAAAACGTTTATGGCGTTGGTTTTGGAGTGCGAATTTAGTCGGATTTTTTACCTTTGCCACATTTGTTTTTCCTCCCTTAATTCCTTTACTAGATACGGAAAGACAGCAATCTTTTCGAGAAATTTCCTTAGAAGTAAAACAACAAATTTTACCCGAAGAAGAAGTTTTTTTAATCGGATTTACTCGTTATAGTATTGTTTACTATGGTGACACATCTGTTAATTTTGTTCATGGTATAGAAGATTTTAAAGCTAAATTAAATGAAGTAAACAATCAGGAAAATGACACTATTTTATTAGTGATAGAATCTAAATATTTAGAAGATAGTGAATTAAAAGATATTGACTATGATTTATTAGCCGAAAAACAAGCCTTTAAATTAATTAGAATTAAATCAGAAGCGATAATAAATTAA
- a CDS encoding phosphatase PAP2 family protein: MKVKHLLKPQKFFHHFNKVNLFFSSLALLFFILISMIVSTGKLKPLDEYLLVQLHVILPDWFFYIARASYFIGEAEVAVFIVLFSLGFLVWKKYWEEAQVLALFSLAILILIDKIFKPFFAVARPIDRLVDNAFGYSYPSGHASGNLILYFLLAYFLTQKFPHNRIYYYGIATFSIILMGISSAYLRVHWVSDILASYCLGYIMFSLAITLLKSSKNNQNRREELGERS; encoded by the coding sequence ATGAAAGTCAAGCACTTATTAAAACCACAAAAATTTTTCCATCATTTTAATAAGGTTAACCTTTTTTTTTCTAGTTTAGCCTTGTTATTTTTTATCCTGATTAGTATGATAGTTTCTACGGGAAAATTAAAACCCTTAGATGAATATTTATTAGTCCAACTTCATGTAATTTTACCAGATTGGTTTTTTTATATTGCTAGGGCTTCTTATTTTATTGGAGAAGCAGAAGTTGCTGTTTTTATTGTACTTTTTAGTTTAGGTTTTTTAGTGTGGAAAAAGTACTGGGAAGAAGCACAAGTTTTAGCTTTATTTTCTTTAGCTATTCTGATTTTAATTGATAAAATTTTCAAACCTTTTTTTGCTGTTGCACGTCCAATCGATCGATTAGTTGATAACGCTTTCGGTTATAGTTATCCTAGTGGACACGCTTCAGGTAATTTAATTTTATACTTTTTATTAGCTTATTTTCTCACACAAAAATTTCCACACAATAGAATTTATTATTATGGTATCGCCACATTTTCAATCATATTAATGGGCATAAGTAGTGCTTATTTAAGAGTCCATTGGGTAAGTGATATTTTAGCTTCTTATTGTCTAGGATATATCATGTTTAGTTTAGCAATTACTTTGTTAAAAAGTAGTAAAAATAATCAGAATAGGAGAGAGGAGTTAGGAGAGAGGAGTTAG